A genomic region of Caulobacter vibrioides contains the following coding sequences:
- a CDS encoding MotA/TolQ/ExbB proton channel family protein codes for MLDIKRKTPLIALVGAVALMASAPAFAQDAAAPAAASAEAQPATDAAAAPAADAAAAAAPAPEAAPAEEGGEAKASHSLTPVGMFMAAGVVVKVVMIGLILASVFSWVLLLTKIFEFAALNKQSDKFLEAFRGARSIADIARISSSEEFEGNPMADMAAAASQEVELSRQAGLAVAGEHRDSTLSRATYAINAVQASLAKRLSGGMVFLASVGSGGPFIGLFGTVYGIMTSFIGIANTNTTNLAVVAPGIAEALLATGIGLFAAIPAVIFYNYFQTRISAYGTRSEGFVAELMNAISRQLDKGA; via the coding sequence ATGCTCGACATTAAACGGAAGACCCCCCTCATCGCTCTCGTCGGCGCCGTGGCGCTGATGGCGAGCGCCCCGGCTTTTGCGCAAGACGCTGCGGCTCCCGCCGCCGCCTCCGCTGAAGCTCAACCGGCCACCGACGCCGCCGCCGCTCCGGCCGCGGACGCCGCCGCCGCCGCTGCTCCGGCTCCCGAAGCTGCTCCCGCCGAAGAAGGTGGCGAGGCCAAGGCCAGCCACTCGCTGACCCCGGTCGGCATGTTCATGGCCGCTGGCGTGGTCGTGAAGGTCGTCATGATCGGCCTGATCCTGGCCTCGGTTTTCTCGTGGGTGCTGCTGCTCACCAAGATTTTCGAGTTCGCCGCGCTGAACAAGCAGTCGGACAAGTTCCTGGAAGCCTTCCGCGGCGCTCGCTCGATCGCCGACATCGCGCGCATCAGCTCGTCGGAAGAATTCGAAGGCAACCCGATGGCCGACATGGCCGCCGCCGCCTCGCAGGAAGTTGAGCTGTCGCGTCAGGCCGGCCTGGCCGTCGCCGGCGAGCACCGCGACTCGACGCTGAGCCGCGCGACCTACGCCATCAACGCCGTCCAAGCCTCGCTGGCCAAGCGCCTGTCGGGTGGCATGGTGTTCCTGGCCTCGGTCGGTTCGGGCGGTCCGTTCATCGGTCTGTTCGGTACCGTGTACGGCATCATGACGTCGTTCATCGGCATCGCGAACACCAACACGACCAACCTCGCCGTCGTGGCGCCGGGTATCGCTGAAGCCCTGCTCGCCACCGGTATCGGTCTGTTCGCCGCTATCCCGGCCGTTATCTTCTACAACTACTTCCAGACCCGCATCTCGGCCTACGGCACGCGTTCGGAAGGTTTCGTTGCTGAACTGATGAACGCCATCTCGCGCCAGCTCGACAAGGGGGCGTAA
- a CDS encoding biopolymer transporter ExbD encodes MAAKLSGGGGDRFNVEQNSEINVTPFVDVMLVLLIIFMVAAPLASVSVEVNLPPAVAKSSPPPSKPVYVSIKQSGQLYLGDNETSIDELGYDITKSMGRRDPTKERIFIRADEKVRYGAFMEVMNTLQDNGFYSVALVGRDDSQ; translated from the coding sequence ATGGCCGCCAAGCTTTCAGGCGGTGGGGGCGACAGGTTCAACGTCGAACAGAACAGCGAGATCAACGTTACGCCCTTCGTGGACGTTATGCTGGTGCTCCTGATCATCTTCATGGTGGCGGCTCCGCTGGCCTCCGTGTCGGTCGAAGTGAACCTGCCGCCGGCGGTGGCGAAATCATCGCCGCCACCATCCAAGCCGGTTTACGTCTCGATCAAGCAGTCGGGACAGCTCTACCTTGGTGACAACGAGACCAGCATCGATGAGCTGGGCTACGACATCACCAAGAGCATGGGCCGTCGCGATCCGACGAAGGAGCGCATTTTCATCCGGGCCGACGAAAAGGTTCGCTATGGGGCTTTCATGGAGGTGATGAACACTCTCCAGGATAACGGCTTCTACAGCGTGGCTCTCGTCGGGCGGGATGATAGTCAGTAG
- a CDS encoding energy transducer TonB, which translates to MADQNTPEHRRYDPLTSDGPRRKKGFGPFGVALTVVVGLHALLFAYLAKQKFEAVFQEYSDDATVVELPPPPPPPPPPPPPPPPTNEPPPPPAVVQPRPPVAPPPDVTPPPPLPIPPVEKRVEQTAPPVISPTPPVPSNPPARASVITRPDWARKPSGDDMARYYPDRAQRMEVSGRATISCTVTAKGTLEGCSVVSESPADMGFGDAAIRLSRLFRMKPKTLDGAPVDGGQVTVPLVFQVPQ; encoded by the coding sequence ATGGCTGATCAAAATACGCCCGAGCATCGCCGCTACGATCCGCTCACTTCGGATGGTCCGCGTCGCAAGAAGGGCTTCGGTCCTTTCGGCGTCGCCCTGACTGTGGTGGTTGGTCTGCACGCGCTTCTCTTCGCGTATCTCGCGAAGCAAAAGTTCGAAGCGGTGTTCCAGGAGTACTCGGACGACGCGACGGTTGTGGAGCTGCCTCCGCCGCCGCCTCCGCCTCCGCCGCCTCCGCCTCCGCCGCCGCCGACCAATGAACCTCCGCCGCCTCCGGCCGTGGTTCAGCCGCGTCCCCCGGTGGCTCCGCCGCCGGACGTGACGCCGCCGCCGCCGCTGCCGATCCCGCCCGTTGAAAAGCGGGTGGAACAGACGGCTCCGCCGGTGATCTCGCCCACGCCTCCGGTTCCTTCGAACCCGCCGGCGCGCGCTTCGGTCATCACGCGTCCGGACTGGGCCCGTAAGCCCTCGGGCGATGACATGGCCCGGTACTATCCGGACCGTGCTCAGCGGATGGAAGTCAGCGGTCGTGCGACGATCTCGTGCACCGTGACGGCTAAGGGCACTCTGGAAGGCTGCTCGGTGGTTTCCGAATCGCCGGCTGACATGGGCTTCGGCGATGCGGCTATCCGCTTGTCGCGCCTGTTCCGGATGAAGCCCAAGACCCTCGACGGCGCGCCCGTCGACGGTGGCCAGGTGACCGTCCCGCTGGTGTTCCAAGTCCCGCAATAG